The nucleotide sequence CCACTTTGCGCACGCCGAGGTGCCGCGCCTCGGCCAGGAACGGCCCGACCGAGGGCATCGGGTCGACGCTTTGGACCGGCGGCACCAGGAAGACGCGGTCCAGACCGGCCAGAGCGGCCTGGTGGGTGGCCGGATCGGCCCAGTCGAACCGGATTGCGTCCGGATCGCCGTCGGCCGGGTTGCGGCTGGCCACGCGAACCGGAACACCACGGCCACGCAACAGCCGCACCAGTTCGCCACCGGTTTTCCCGGTACCGCCGGTCACGAGCACTCCGGTCATCGGGTGGCCTCCGCGAGGATGGTCGACGACATATCGTTTGATGCTTGTCGAATGATCACACCACGGGACGATAGGTTACTATTCGATGAGCGTCAAACGATTGATCGGAGACGGATGCCGCGCGCGCTACCCGAGCCCTCGGTCGACTCCTTCGACCTGACGGTCATCCTCGGCGCACTGGCCGAACCGGGCAGGCGCGCACTGATGACCGAGCTGTACCGCAGCCCGGAGCCCATCGACTGCGCCGTCATCGCCGCGACGGTCGATCTCGGCCTGAGCAACCCGACGATCTCCCACCACTACCGTGTCCTGCGAGAAGCAGGTCTGATCAGGACTGTCGCCGAGGGACGCAAGCGGATGGTCAGAGTGCGTCGCGAAGAGATGGAGGCGCGTTTCCCCGGTCTGCTGGCGGCGATACTCGCGACTTGACCCGAGCTGATCCAGTGCCGGGGCGGGCCGATCCCGCCGAGCTCGCGATCGGCCGTCCCGCGCCGGCTACGCCTTGCGCGGGACGAGGCGATCGTCGACACCGGCCGACCCGCTCGCCCCCTCATTGCCTGCCGTCGTCTCCTGCCCGGCCCACCACCTGGCCGGGGTAGTCCCGGAAGTAGCTGAGGAAGTACTCGACGTCCGGCTCGAACCGGATTCCGTGCCGGTCCGCCAGCAGCTCCCGGCTCTCGGCGGAGATGGCGACGTCACCGCCCTGGTACTCGCCGGGACTGCCGCCGAGCAAACGCGCCAGCTCGTCCTCGCCGAGCCCGGGCAGGTCCTGCTCGAACACCAGGCTTTCATCTCGGCCGTAACCGGTGACCGCCCACATCTGCTTCTCCATTCGCCTGGCCGGGTCGCCTCACGAAGGAATACGCCCGGTGCTCATGGCGGCGGAGACCTGGGTGGCCCGGCCGAACGGCGTGTAGGTGCAGCGCGCCCGCTCGCTGCTACGACGGCCGGCGCCACCAGCGGTGCGTCCCAGGCGTCAGCGGAAGATCTCGATGTGGTCGGCGACCCACTGATCGAAGGTCAGCGGCGGCCGGCCGACCAGCTTCTCGAACGTGGGCAGGACCTTCACCGCGTGCACCTGGAACTCCTCGCGGGTCAGGTTGCCCAGCGTCGTCTCGACGACCAGGGGCTGGCGGCCGGACTTGGCCGCGGCGTCGCGGGCGGCCGCGATCGGGACGTCGACCACAGTCAGCTCGCGGCCGAGCGCGGCACCCAGCTTCGCCACGCGTTCCCGGACCGTCAGCGGCTCCGGGCCGCCGAACCGGTAGGTCTGGCCCTGGTGGCCCGGCTCGAGCAGCGTCGTGACGGCGACCGCGGCCACGTCGCGCGGGTCCACGACCGCGACCGGAGTGTCCACCTGCGACCAGAACACGGTGCCCTTGGCCTTGACCGGGCCGGCCCACAGCCGCGCGTTCGAGGTGAACTCGCCGGGGCGCAGGAAGGTCCAGGCCGGGCCGCCGGGCCGGGCGCCGATCTGGCGCAGGGCCCGCTCGCCGGCCAGGTGCCAGGTGCTGACCAGGTCGGTGAACTCGTACTCGGCACCGATGATGGACAGCTTGACCACGTGCCCGACCCCGGCCTCGGCCGCGGCCTGCCCCAGGTTCGCGTCGTGCAGCGGCGTCTCCGGCCCGCCGCCGGAGAGCAGGAACACACTGTCCGCGCCGGCGACGGCCGCCGGCAGCGTCTCCGGCCGGCCGAGATCACCGGCGACGAACTCCACCCCGTCGCCGAGCACGGCCGCGGCCGCCGCCGGGTCCCGGGTCAGCGCCCGGACCGGGCGGCCCGCCTCGACCAGTTGCCGCACGACCTCTCGGCCGACCGTGCCGGTCGCCCCGGTCACCAAGATCATGGTCTTCTCCCTCTATCGACATCGACGGTTGCCCCTGTGCCGTAACAGCAAGGTAGAGAAATCCGGGTCGGCTCGCCTCTCCTGTGGTGCGCTGATCCCGCGGGTGGGAATACGGCACGTCGCGGAGACGTCCACTGTCGGAGGTGGACGGTCCGCGACGTGTCGGTGTTTCGTGATGGCTCGCCGGATCAGGCGTTCAGCGGGAAAGGACGGCGATGGCACGGTCGAGCCGCTACTCACCCTGCAGCGGCTGATCGGCCAGGCGGCCGTTCTGGTACGCGGCGATCTTCCAGCCCTCGCCGTTCTTGGCCATCACCCAGGTGGCCCGCAGGGCGCGCGCGGGGTGCGGCTCGGTCTCACCCTCGGTGAGCACGCCGCCCTCGGTGATCACCACGGCGGTCTCGGGCGACAGGAACTGGACGTCGACGATGTTCTGCAGCAGGGTCGTGCCCTTGTGCGCGGCCTTGAACTGGTGCACCGTCATCTTCCGGATGACCTCGCGGCCCTTGAAGTAGCGGTCGCCGGACAGGATCATGTTGGCATCCTCGGCGTAGGCGTCGGCGAACCCGTCGGGGTCGTTGGCGGCCCACGACTCGGCGATGCCGTCCACGACCGCGCGCACCGCGGCCACCTCGGTCTCCGTCGCGGTGTCAGCAAAGTTGGTTGTCATCGGTGAACTTCTCCCTTATTTCCGTTCCAGCATCCGCAGGCGTGCCCTGCTGCCACCGATGTTGCCGCACCCCGACACCCGTGACTTCTTCAAAGTTGCGCTCGAAATCGGGAATAAATCAGCACCAAACAACTGCGTGGATCCGTTTATTCCTGGCCGGCATTACTATTTTCGGTGACAAACCCGTCATTCACGATCGGGACACTGGCAGCGGCCGGTACGCGGGGCTGTTTTCGTAGGCGGCGGTCCACCACCGGCCGTCCCGCTCGACCACCACCCAGGACGCGCGGATCGCCTGGTCCTCGGCCACCGCGCTCTCCCCGTGGCCAGGCGGACGCCCTGCGTGATGAGGACGGCGCAGCCGTCGCCGAGGGACGTGACAGGCCCGGGACGCGATGATCTTCCGGGTCGACGACGCGATATCGGCGGCCTCGGCCGCGGGCGTTTGCGAACTGGCCATGAACTGTTTCATTCGGCTAGATTCAGAGAGTTCACGGGTCCGGGACGGATAGCTCGCGCCGTGCAGTTCGATATTCTTTTCGAGATTCATGAGAGCGTGTTTTCTGATTGCGTGCACGTCCTGAAAAACACGCTGGATGGGAATATAGAAATAGACCGATGAACCGCCGCTGACGCTGTAGAGAATGTCCACGGCCCGCCGCGCAGGTCGGACATCGCGCGGGCAATGACATGCCATCCACAGGAACGGGACCACACCCAGGACGTCCCGCGCGTTTTCCACCATGTTTCTTGCCCTCCGGCACCGGCCGTTCACACGAGCGTGAAGCCGCCGCCCGGAGGAGCACATCTCTTCCCGTGCGCGAGGTGTTCACCACATATCCGTGACGACGTCATCGAGCACGCCGGGACAAATGTGAAAGAGCGCGCGCCGGCTACCGAACCGGCGAGTAGGTGGTGGTGCGCTGCCAGGCCAGGCGGTCGGCCAGCCGCTCGAGCTCGGCGACGGTACGCACGGCCATCCGGGAGATCGTCTCCTCCATCAGGGTGCCGCCGACGTCGTTCGCGCCGCCGCGCAGCACCTCCGCCGCCGGGTCGGTCCCGGCCGGGCGATGCCGGCGAGGTGGATCGGCGCGTTGTGGTGCACGCACGGCAGGCCGGCGAACTCGGTGAGCCCGCCGGTCTCCTCGGCGATCCGGGCGAGCACCCGCAGGTGCGCCGGCCCGTGGCCGGGATGGTCGTACATCATGGCCGAGGAGGACCGGATCCCCAGCGTCGAGACGATCTCCATCGGTGGGAACGTGTGCACGTGCATGCCCGGCATCTCGGCCGTTATCGCCCGCACGATGTCGGCGTAGTAGCCCACCGGCAGCTTCGGGTCGATGCCGTCCTGCATGCAGACCTCGGTGGACTCGTGGCCGCGGGCGTCCAGCCACTCCCGGGCCTGCGGCCGGTCGCCGAGGGTGGTGCCGTCGGCCGCGCGGCGCAGCGCCGTCTCGTTCGGCCGCGGCGGCGCCTGCAGGGGCGGAATGGAGACGTCCACGGTCACGCCCGGTGGCTGTGGCATGCCAACACAATACGGCGGAATCAACAATTGCCAGTACAGCCGAGCAACGATGAAGAAGGCGCTGCCGTACCGGTCCAACATCGCAAACCGG is from Amycolatopsis mediterranei and encodes:
- a CDS encoding FO synthase translates to MPQPPGVTVDVSIPPLQAPPRPNETALRRAADGTTLGDRPQAREWLDARGHESTEVCMQDGIDPKLPVGYYADIVRAITAEMPGMHVHTFPPMEIVSTLGIRSSSAMMYDHPGHGPAHLRVLARIAEETGGLTEFAGLPCVHHNAPIHLAGIARPGPTRRRRCCAAARTTSAAP
- a CDS encoding SDR family oxidoreductase, yielding MILVTGATGTVGREVVRQLVEAGRPVRALTRDPAAAAAVLGDGVEFVAGDLGRPETLPAAVAGADSVFLLSGGGPETPLHDANLGQAAAEAGVGHVVKLSIIGAEYEFTDLVSTWHLAGERALRQIGARPGGPAWTFLRPGEFTSNARLWAGPVKAKGTVFWSQVDTPVAVVDPRDVAAVAVTTLLEPGHQGQTYRFGGPEPLTVRERVAKLGAALGRELTVVDVPIAAARDAAAKSGRQPLVVETTLGNLTREEFQVHAVKVLPTFEKLVGRPPLTFDQWVADHIEIFR
- a CDS encoding SgcJ/EcaC family oxidoreductase, with protein sequence MTTNFADTATETEVAAVRAVVDGIAESWAANDPDGFADAYAEDANMILSGDRYFKGREVIRKMTVHQFKAAHKGTTLLQNIVDVQFLSPETAVVITEGGVLTEGETEPHPARALRATWVMAKNGEGWKIAAYQNGRLADQPLQGE
- a CDS encoding FO synthase, which translates into the protein MEETISRMAVRTVAELERLADRLAWQRTTTYSPVR
- a CDS encoding ArsR/SmtB family transcription factor is translated as MPRALPEPSVDSFDLTVILGALAEPGRRALMTELYRSPEPIDCAVIAATVDLGLSNPTISHHYRVLREAGLIRTVAEGRKRMVRVRREEMEARFPGLLAAILAT